In candidate division WOR-3 bacterium, the genomic window GGTGGTGCGCAACGCTGGGCAAGGACGTTCGGCCGCAAGGCCGGCAACTACTCAGATGCTGCGCTCGCAATCTGTCTTGACCGTGCCAGCCGCGTGGTCGTAACTGGTTATTCTACCGACACTTCAGGTTACAACGTAGACTATTGTACAATATCCTACAAGCAGTCAAACGGCGACACGAACTGGGTTCGGTTCTACAACAAGACCCCAGAGTACGACGAGGACGTGGCGGTCGGTGTGTGCTGCGACGCACAGAACAACGTCTATGTAACCGGGTACAGCTACGACGAAGACACCGATTATGACATTGTTACGATAAAGTACACACCGACCGGTTCAAGACCATGGTGGCGGCGGTTTAACAACCCGTACAATGACCTCGACGACTACGGTGTGTGCATCGCCTACAATCCGGCCAACCAGTCGGTCGTAGTTGGCGGGTATGTTTATGACGAGGTCCATGATTACGACTACTTCACAATCGCCTACGGCACTGGTGGTGATTCACTTTGGTCCCGTACGTATAACAACTATCCGACTAACGGCGAAGATGTGCTCCAAGCAATCACCGTTGACGGTGCGGGCAACGTCTATGTCACCGGCATGACTGAGGACGCAGTAGGCGGATACGACGTGGCCACGGTGTCCTATGACCGGTACGGCATTCCCCGGTGGGATGCGAAGTATGACTACGACGGGCTCGATGAAATTGGCTGCGACCTTGTTGCCGATTCACTTGGCCAGCTTTTTGTTATCGGCACGGCCGAGACCGTGTACGACATGGACATGCTTCTGCTCAAGTACGATACCGATGGTGTTCTGTTCTGGGACTACCTCTACAACAACGCTCAGGCCAACGATGAAGACTGGGGCGCCCGGGTCGCGGTGCAGCCGGATGGTCGGATTATTGTCTCCGGTTCGAGCTTCTCCGCCTCGACCGACATGGACTTTGTGCTGTTCAAGGCTCTCGAGGTAACCCTGGATATGGCAGTACTGGCCGTGATTGCCCCTGAGTCGCTCCGGGTTGGGGATTCACTTGCACCGCTCGCGGTCGTCCAGAACCTTTCCACGGTTAGGGAGAGCTGTTGGGTCTGGTTCAGACCGGATTGGACCGACTACCTCGATAGCGCGTGGGTAAACCTTGGCGTGGGCGAGGTTGACACGGTCTCATTCTCGGTCTGGCGGCCGGAAACAACCGGCGTGGCAAAGCTGCTTGCCTGGTCAATGATGCCGGGTGAAATGCACCCGGAAAACGACAGCGCCTGGGCACTCGTCACGGTCTGGGAAGAAACAACTGGAGTGGTCTTGAGACCAGCGGTCGAACTCCGGCCGAGCGTCGAGTTGTGGCCCAATCCGGCACGCGGCGCAGTGCTGGTAAGGCTCTCGCTGCCCCGAGGTGAACCCGGTCGTGTCAGGCTATACGACCCGTGTGGAACCAGGGTGCTGGCCGAGCAGGAGGTGATGACATCAGACCGAGATGGGACAGCCAGTACGCGCTTCGATCTAGACCGGCTGGCTGCCGGTGTGTACTTCGTAAAGCTCGAGGTCGGTGACAAGCACGCCTGCCGAAAGCTGGTTCTGCAGCGCTAGGCAGCGCCGAGTTGACAGCCGGCTGCTCGTCACTACTATCCAAATTGGTGGAGGCGGATGGGCGCTGGTGTGCCTGGCGGACTTCAAATCCGTATGGTCTGCGATAAGTGGACCGGTAGGTTCGATTCCTACACGCCTCCGCCACTTTCAGGTCTGACTTTCCCGACCCGCCAAACAGAAGTCTAGCGTTTCTCCCGTTGTAGTTCGGCGTCGGTTCGGCGGAGATAGAGCGGTACCAGACCTGCCAAGTCATCACCACCCTGCTCCAAGATGAGTTTCTGGCCAAGTCTGGCCACGACCCGGGCCAAAGGCAATTCGACCCCACTGAGCCGAACCTCAAAACCTGCCTGCCTGATGGTTTCAGCGCACAGCGATGCACCGCTGCCGCACAGCGTCAGGCAGCAACTCTGACACGCAGTCCGGAGCACATCAGGAAGCTCTTCAGGATGAACCACAGACGGCTCAAGGAGCGGCCTCTTGTCTGAATACAGACCGCAATAAACCTGTTGCTTCTTTGCATCAATCAAGGCAAGGAACAAGGCCGCGTGTTCTGAAGCCTGCGCTGCCACCCGGCATTTCGTTGCTTCCGCTGCTGTCTGCGCAAGCGCAAGGAGCGTGCTGACACCCTTGACCGGAATCGAGTACGGCAGAGCAAGACCCTTGGCATACGCCAGCCCGACTCGGAGTGCGGTAAACATGCCAGGGCCGATTGTCGCGCTGATACCTTTGAGTTGTATCGGCCCGATTCTGGCCGAGTTGAGCGCATCGGCCACTAGTCCGGGCAGAACCTCATTGTGGTTCATCCCGGATACCGACGATTCGAAGACAATCTGGTCGGCATCAATGAGCGCAACACCGGTCGCAGCACCGCTCGTTTCGATGCCGAGGTAATACCGAGACACCCGGCCTGGCGAAGCCGAGCGAAGAGCCGTGCTACCCGAAGACTTGGTCATGCCTCAGTCTGCCGATTGAGAAAATACAGTTCCAGAAGTCCTCGGGCCACAAGGTCAGGCTCGACCCGGACAATACTCGGAATATGCTGCCTCATCTTCCTTGCCTGCCCGCCTGTGGCAATAACAGTGAACCTACGTCCAGCCTGCTGCTCGATCGGCCTGATCATTGCCTCAAGGCCGAGGCAAAGTAATTGGAATGTACCGGCTTGAACCGCGTCCTCGGTCCTGCTGGCAAGAAGCCTAGTGACCGGCCTAGCCCGGAGTCGCGGCAGCCGGGCGGTTCCCTGGCCAAGGCTTCGCAGCATCAGACCTTGACCGGGCAGAATCGGACCGCCGAGGAAGACGCCTTCCCGGGTGACGACGTTGACTGTAACTGCGGTCCCGAAGTCAATCACAACCAAGTCACCCGGAAATCTCACCCGCGCACCAACCGCAACACAAATCCGGTCCGCTCCGAGCTGGTTACGGTCGTAGCGAATGTCAAGCCCGGTTCGAGTACGCCGGTTCACCAGAAACGGCCTGAGCCCGGTCCTCGCCCTGATTTGCTGAAGACATGAACTGGTAGCTTGTGGTACGACCGACGCAACTGCGGCACCGGTGATGCGCCAGCCGGATGGCACAACACGGGCAGGTCTTTGGAGCAGCTCGCGGGTCGCGACAACGTGATGCACAACAAGCCGGCGGCCTTGGAACAGGCAGATTTTTGTGTTCGTATTACCAACGTTGACCGTCAGAATCATCTAAGCCTGCGTGCCTGGCCTGAGCCGATGACCACAAGCCGTCCACTTGTCGTCCGCAGAACAAGCCGACCCTGTGCATCAAGGTCTATCACCGTGCCAATGTACCGCCGGAGAAGGGTCTGAACCTCCACCCGGCGGTGCAGTACAGCCGAACGCTGCTTGATAGCCTCCAGAGCCGGTTGAGTGTTACCTCTGGCTGCCTCGGCAACAAGGGTAAAGAACTGTTCAAGTATCTTATCAAGCAGTGCAAACCGGTCCCAAGGCATACCCGTAGCCAGGCGCAGGGACACGGGCTCTGGAATATCTGCTGGAAACGACGATTGGTTGACATTTACACCGACGCCGACTACCACCGCAGCTTTGCGCTGCTCACACAGTATACCGGCCAGCTTCTTGTCGTTGAGGACGATGTCGTTCGGCCACCGGATGCGCGGAGCAAGCCCGGTCAGTTCCTCCACTGCCCGACAGACAGCAAGTCCGGCAAGCTGGGTAAGACCGGGCACGACCCCGGCCTGCTCGGGCCCGGGCAGGAGCAGAACCGAAAACGTCAGGCTGTCCGAATCCGAAAACCACTGGCGACGGAACCGACCCCGACCTTGCGTCTGGGTCCGGCACACAACGATTGCCGGTTCAGCCGCCAAAGCAAGTGAAAACGCATAATCGTTGGTTGACTGGCAGGTATCGAGAAGGTGTAGCCGACCAAAGCGCGCCAACCGCCGCAGGAGTTCGCCGGGAATTTCTTCAGGACAAGGCATTTGGCGGTTAGGCGGCTATTCGACCTAGCACACCGTGTTGCCGGGCGGCTGATTTCCTCACACCCCGGCTCCACTGCATGTCAGTGGTGGACAAGCTTGATGCGCGCCAGACCCTGCCCGGCCACGGCCAGATAGACGCCGGGCGGCACTTCGTCGCCGTACGCATCCAGGCCATCCCACCGCACCGAGCCGAGCTCACGACTGATAGCAAGAGTCCGGACAAGACTGCCGGTTCTATCATAGATGTAGATGGCGGCATCGCAGGGTGCGCCAGGCGCCAGACGCATCGTAACTGTACTTGTGAACGGATTTGGTGTCGCCTCCACCGAACATCTTGAAGCGCAGGGCCCGTGTTTCTCTTCGGCGGTGCCAACCGGGGTTGTGTTCTTGAACAGGTGATTACCATAGCTCTGCTCCCAGTTGGTCACTGCCAGGTCAGGATGAGTCGAGTAGCGATAGAATACCGTCACATTGTCCGTGCCGGGCGGTGGCGCGAT contains:
- a CDS encoding T9SS type A sorting domain-containing protein; this translates as MRTICVIMRLSALMLTALTGLASGQLDTVWFRRWDGGMSNEDWVSDMTVDATGNIYLAGSAITTSSGTDIVVQKYSPTGTRLWSAVYNGSANLDDSAAALVVDDSGNAYVCGSSNETGRGEEMVTIKFSSGGAQRWARTFGRKAGNYSDAALAICLDRASRVVVTGYSTDTSGYNVDYCTISYKQSNGDTNWVRFYNKTPEYDEDVAVGVCCDAQNNVYVTGYSYDEDTDYDIVTIKYTPTGSRPWWRRFNNPYNDLDDYGVCIAYNPANQSVVVGGYVYDEVHDYDYFTIAYGTGGDSLWSRTYNNYPTNGEDVLQAITVDGAGNVYVTGMTEDAVGGYDVATVSYDRYGIPRWDAKYDYDGLDEIGCDLVADSLGQLFVIGTAETVYDMDMLLLKYDTDGVLFWDYLYNNAQANDEDWGARVAVQPDGRIIVSGSSFSASTDMDFVLFKALEVTLDMAVLAVIAPESLRVGDSLAPLAVVQNLSTVRESCWVWFRPDWTDYLDSAWVNLGVGEVDTVSFSVWRPETTGVAKLLAWSMMPGEMHPENDSAWALVTVWEETTGVVLRPAVELRPSVELWPNPARGAVLVRLSLPRGEPGRVRLYDPCGTRVLAEQEVMTSDRDGTASTRFDLDRLAAGVYFVKLEVGDKHACRKLVLQR
- the tsaB gene encoding tRNA (adenosine(37)-N6)-threonylcarbamoyltransferase complex dimerization subunit type 1 TsaB; the encoded protein is MTKSSGSTALRSASPGRVSRYYLGIETSGAATGVALIDADQIVFESSVSGMNHNEVLPGLVADALNSARIGPIQLKGISATIGPGMFTALRVGLAYAKGLALPYSIPVKGVSTLLALAQTAAEATKCRVAAQASEHAALFLALIDAKKQQVYCGLYSDKRPLLEPSVVHPEELPDVLRTACQSCCLTLCGSGASLCAETIRQAGFEVRLSGVELPLARVVARLGQKLILEQGGDDLAGLVPLYLRRTDAELQREKR
- a CDS encoding type III pantothenate kinase, which translates into the protein MILTVNVGNTNTKICLFQGRRLVVHHVVATRELLQRPARVVPSGWRITGAAVASVVPQATSSCLQQIRARTGLRPFLVNRRTRTGLDIRYDRNQLGADRICVAVGARVRFPGDLVVIDFGTAVTVNVVTREGVFLGGPILPGQGLMLRSLGQGTARLPRLRARPVTRLLASRTEDAVQAGTFQLLCLGLEAMIRPIEQQAGRRFTVIATGGQARKMRQHIPSIVRVEPDLVARGLLELYFLNRQTEA
- a CDS encoding biotin--[acetyl-CoA-carboxylase] ligase, translating into MARFGRLHLLDTCQSTNDYAFSLALAAEPAIVVCRTQTQGRGRFRRQWFSDSDSLTFSVLLLPGPEQAGVVPGLTQLAGLAVCRAVEELTGLAPRIRWPNDIVLNDKKLAGILCEQRKAAVVVGVGVNVNQSSFPADIPEPVSLRLATGMPWDRFALLDKILEQFFTLVAEAARGNTQPALEAIKQRSAVLHRRVEVQTLLRRYIGTVIDLDAQGRLVLRTTSGRLVVIGSGQARRLR